The Streptomyces sp. Je 1-332 genome has a window encoding:
- a CDS encoding (2,3-dihydroxybenzoyl)adenylate synthase: protein MTTAESRVDAPRIPEVFAERYRAAGYWRGETFGGMLRERADAHPARVAITDGDRNWTYGELDVRADQLAAGFAARGIGKGDRVVVQLPNVAEFFEVIFALFRIGALPVFALPAHRETEIHYFCEFTEAVAYVIPDRLGGFDHRDLASKVRAEVPTLRDVFVVGDPGEHTALADVPSEPIEIDGPEPSDLAFLQLSGGSTGVPKLIPRTHDDYMYSLWGSNELCGVTEDSVYLVALPAAHNFPLSSPGSLGLLYAGGRVVMCPQPDPDTAFPLIERERVTITGLVPPLALVWTDAGRSTPYDISSLEVLLVGGAKFSESAARRVAPALGCTLQQVFGMAEGLVNYTRLDDPAETIVTTQGRPISPDDEVRIVDDLDQDVPDGEAGHLLTRGPYTIRGYWRAPEHNARSFTADGFYRTGDIVSRTPTGHLVVEGRAKDQINRGGEKIAPEEVENIILAHPHVHDVSVVAVPDEYLGERTLAYVILRADTEPLKPVVIKKFVRERGLAAYKVPDRVEFVNAFPQTGIGKISKKDQRTTAAAPGS from the coding sequence ATGACGACGGCAGAGAGCCGCGTGGACGCGCCGCGCATCCCGGAGGTCTTCGCCGAGCGGTACCGCGCCGCCGGGTACTGGCGCGGCGAGACCTTCGGCGGCATGCTCCGCGAGCGCGCCGACGCACACCCCGCGCGGGTCGCGATCACCGACGGGGACCGCAACTGGACGTACGGCGAACTCGACGTGCGCGCCGATCAGTTGGCCGCGGGGTTCGCCGCTCGTGGCATCGGCAAGGGCGACCGGGTCGTCGTCCAGTTGCCGAACGTCGCCGAGTTCTTCGAGGTGATCTTCGCGCTCTTCCGGATCGGCGCCCTGCCGGTCTTCGCGCTGCCCGCACACCGCGAGACGGAGATCCACTACTTCTGCGAGTTCACCGAGGCCGTCGCCTACGTGATACCGGACCGGCTCGGCGGCTTCGACCACCGTGACCTCGCGTCCAAGGTCCGCGCCGAAGTGCCCACGCTGCGCGACGTGTTCGTGGTGGGCGACCCGGGCGAGCACACCGCACTCGCCGACGTGCCGAGCGAGCCGATCGAGATCGACGGGCCCGAGCCCTCCGACCTCGCGTTCCTCCAGCTGTCGGGCGGCAGCACCGGTGTGCCCAAGCTGATCCCCCGCACCCACGACGACTACATGTACTCGCTGTGGGGTTCGAACGAGCTCTGTGGGGTGACGGAGGACTCCGTCTACCTCGTGGCGCTGCCCGCGGCCCACAACTTCCCGCTCTCCTCGCCCGGTTCGCTCGGTCTGCTGTACGCGGGCGGCCGTGTCGTGATGTGCCCGCAGCCCGACCCGGACACCGCGTTCCCGCTCATCGAGCGGGAACGGGTGACGATCACGGGTCTCGTCCCGCCGCTCGCCCTGGTGTGGACGGACGCGGGGCGCAGCACTCCGTACGACATCTCCAGCCTCGAGGTGCTCCTGGTGGGCGGTGCGAAGTTCAGCGAGTCGGCGGCGCGCCGGGTCGCACCCGCGCTCGGCTGCACCCTTCAGCAGGTCTTCGGGATGGCCGAGGGCCTGGTCAACTACACGCGGCTCGACGACCCGGCGGAGACGATCGTCACCACCCAGGGCCGTCCGATCTCCCCGGACGACGAGGTGCGCATCGTCGACGACCTCGACCAGGACGTGCCGGACGGCGAGGCGGGCCATCTGCTGACCCGCGGCCCGTACACCATCCGCGGCTACTGGCGCGCGCCCGAGCACAACGCACGCTCGTTCACCGCCGACGGCTTCTACCGCACCGGCGACATCGTCAGCCGCACCCCCACCGGGCATCTGGTGGTGGAGGGCCGGGCGAAGGACCAGATCAACCGCGGCGGCGAGAAGATCGCGCCGGAGGAGGTCGAGAACATCATCCTCGCCCACCCCCACGTCCATGACGTGTCGGTCGTCGCCGTCCCCGACGAGTATCTCGGCGAGCGGACCCTCGCGTACGTGATCCTGCGCGCGGACACCGAACCGCTCAAGCCCGTCGTGATCAAGAAGTTCGTGCGGGAGCGCGGTCTCGCCGCGTACAAGGTGCCCGACCGGGTCGAGTTCGTGAACGCCTTCCCGCAGACCGGCATCGGCAAGATCAGCAAGAAGGACCAGCGGACGACCGCCGCGGCTCCGGGCAGTTGA
- the dhbC gene encoding isochorismate synthase DhbC: MTPPNDVVADAAPTTPGAVGAATALLDAYRPGDTRFFASPTRTLLAHGTAAEVPHDERPLTERVAATLGAQLRAGNHAPVVVGSIPFDPAEPAVLAVPEAARWAPALRTDPLVALPTPPPATAGGWQVREVPSGAEYAASVEAAVARMKSGEFDKVVLARTLELSTQGPLDLPAMLQRLARRDPRGYSFAVPSGAGRTLLGASPELLVSRHGSRLTANPLAGSTPRSADLAEDVRRAAALLESAKDLHEHAVVVDAVHKALAPFCTDLDVPERPTLVRTATMWHLSTTITGDLAEPATSALELATALHPTPAVCGTPTGHARDVIGELEPFGRGHYTGMVGWSDARGDGEWVVTIRCAEAEETQDGAGRLRLFAGAGVVADSSPEAERAETGAKFRTFLDAVGVDR, encoded by the coding sequence GTGACACCCCCCAACGACGTGGTCGCAGACGCCGCCCCCACCACCCCCGGGGCCGTCGGCGCGGCGACCGCGCTGCTCGACGCCTACCGACCCGGCGACACCCGGTTCTTCGCGTCGCCCACCCGCACCCTCCTCGCCCACGGCACGGCCGCCGAAGTGCCGCACGACGAGCGGCCGTTGACGGAGCGGGTCGCCGCCACCCTCGGCGCGCAGCTGCGCGCGGGCAACCACGCCCCGGTCGTGGTGGGCTCCATCCCCTTCGACCCCGCCGAGCCCGCCGTGCTCGCGGTGCCCGAAGCGGCGCGCTGGGCGCCCGCCCTGCGCACCGACCCGCTCGTGGCGCTGCCCACGCCGCCGCCCGCGACGGCCGGCGGCTGGCAGGTGCGCGAGGTCCCCTCGGGCGCGGAGTACGCCGCGTCGGTCGAGGCCGCCGTCGCCCGCATGAAGAGCGGTGAGTTCGACAAGGTCGTCCTCGCCCGCACCCTGGAGCTGTCCACGCAAGGACCGCTCGACCTGCCCGCGATGCTCCAGCGCCTGGCACGGCGCGACCCGCGCGGCTACTCCTTCGCCGTACCGTCGGGCGCGGGCCGCACCCTCCTCGGCGCCAGCCCGGAGCTGCTCGTCTCGCGGCACGGCAGTCGCCTGACCGCGAACCCGCTGGCCGGTTCGACGCCCCGCTCCGCCGATCTCGCCGAGGACGTGCGCCGGGCTGCCGCGCTGCTCGAATCGGCGAAGGACCTGCACGAGCACGCGGTCGTCGTGGACGCCGTGCACAAGGCCCTCGCCCCGTTCTGCACCGACCTCGACGTGCCGGAGCGGCCCACCCTGGTCCGCACCGCCACCATGTGGCACCTGTCGACGACCATCACCGGCGATCTCGCCGAGCCGGCCACCTCCGCCCTGGAGCTGGCCACCGCCCTGCACCCGACTCCGGCTGTCTGCGGTACCCCTACCGGGCACGCCCGTGACGTGATCGGGGAGCTGGAGCCCTTCGGCCGCGGTCACTACACCGGAATGGTGGGATGGAGCGACGCGCGCGGCGACGGCGAGTGGGTCGTCACGATCCGCTGCGCGGAGGCCGAGGAGACGCAGGACGGCGCCGGACGGCTGCGGCTCTTCGCGGGCGCGGGCGTCGTCGCCGACTCCTCGCCGGAGGCCGAACGCGCCGAGACGGGCGCCAAGTTCCGTACGTTCCTCGATGCGGTGGGGGTCGACCGATGA
- a CDS encoding 2,3-dihydro-2,3-dihydroxybenzoate dehydrogenase: MTSGITDPELAGRVALVTGAGRGIGQAVARALAERGARVVAADRSPDVKEQDATERSSGGRVSGIVLDVTDAAAVDNAVDEVERTVGPLDILVNVAGILRPARVVELTDTDWAETFAVNTNGVFHTSRAAARRMTARGKGSIVTVGSNAAGVPRTQMAAYAASKAAATMFTKCLGLEVARDGVRCNVVSPGSTHTDMQRQLWTGDHEQAAARVIDGDPDSYRVGIPLGRIADPSDIADAVAFLVSDRARHITLHDLYVDGGATLRA, encoded by the coding sequence GTGACTTCCGGCATAACCGACCCTGAGCTCGCGGGCCGAGTGGCCCTGGTCACCGGCGCGGGCCGGGGTATCGGTCAGGCAGTGGCCCGCGCGCTCGCCGAGCGCGGCGCGCGGGTCGTCGCCGCCGACCGGTCGCCCGACGTCAAGGAGCAGGACGCCACCGAGCGGTCGTCGGGCGGCCGCGTCAGCGGCATCGTCCTCGACGTCACCGACGCGGCAGCCGTGGACAACGCGGTCGATGAAGTCGAGCGCACCGTAGGGCCGTTGGACATCCTCGTGAACGTGGCGGGCATCCTGCGGCCCGCCCGGGTCGTCGAACTCACCGACACCGACTGGGCGGAGACCTTCGCCGTCAACACGAACGGCGTCTTCCACACCTCGCGCGCCGCGGCCCGCCGCATGACCGCGCGCGGCAAGGGCTCCATCGTGACGGTCGGCTCGAACGCCGCCGGGGTGCCCCGCACCCAGATGGCCGCGTACGCCGCGTCCAAGGCGGCCGCCACGATGTTCACCAAATGCCTCGGCCTCGAGGTCGCCCGTGACGGCGTGCGCTGCAACGTCGTGTCGCCGGGCTCCACCCACACCGACATGCAGCGGCAGCTGTGGACGGGCGACCACGAGCAGGCCGCCGCCCGGGTCATCGACGGCGACCCGGACTCGTACCGGGTCGGCATTCCGCTCGGCCGGATCGCCGACCCCTCCGACATCGCCGACGCGGTCGCCTTCCTGGTCTCCGACCGGGCAAGGCACATCACCCTGCACGACCTGTACGTGGACGGCGGCGCCACCCTGCGCGCCTGA
- a CDS encoding iron-siderophore ABC transporter substrate-binding protein, with protein sequence MSSNHSPRTRLTAVAALTLASALTLSACGSDSSDDSGSSAKAKNAGKVTVTDASGAEVKVPANPKKVIALSEMDLDSALALKVKPVGLSAGRGQKGAPEYLADQAKGIPVVGAVTGPDIEKVLQAKPDVILAGQLADPQVLKQLKGIAPTVVTIDRTKDWKKSLEITGKVLGKSDEASAYLKDYDTKAAAVQKNLGDNAGASVSVARYSAKGTAVMQQGVFISDVLKDLGFKRPGIQNKKGEGHSTPLSDEDLKQIDADWLFIGTLASAGPDADLFKELKGKAAYKQLDAVKKNHTTEIDGSKWTSLGGAQAAVSVLEDVEKAMGK encoded by the coding sequence ATGTCCTCGAACCACTCCCCGCGCACCCGGCTGACCGCGGTTGCGGCCCTCACCCTGGCCTCCGCGCTCACCCTCTCCGCCTGCGGTTCGGACTCGTCCGACGACTCCGGGTCCAGCGCCAAGGCCAAGAACGCCGGGAAGGTCACCGTCACCGACGCCTCCGGTGCGGAGGTTAAGGTTCCGGCCAATCCCAAGAAGGTCATCGCGCTCAGCGAGATGGACCTGGACTCGGCCCTCGCCCTGAAGGTCAAGCCCGTCGGTCTGTCCGCGGGCAGAGGCCAGAAGGGCGCCCCCGAGTATCTGGCCGACCAGGCCAAGGGCATCCCGGTCGTGGGCGCGGTCACCGGACCCGACATCGAGAAGGTCCTCCAGGCCAAGCCGGACGTCATCCTCGCCGGGCAGCTCGCCGACCCGCAGGTGCTCAAGCAGCTGAAGGGGATAGCCCCGACCGTCGTCACGATCGACAGGACCAAGGACTGGAAGAAGTCCCTGGAGATCACCGGCAAGGTGCTCGGCAAGTCCGACGAGGCGAGCGCGTACCTCAAGGACTACGACACCAAGGCCGCCGCCGTGCAGAAGAACCTCGGCGACAACGCGGGCGCGAGCGTCTCCGTGGCGCGCTACTCCGCCAAGGGCACCGCCGTCATGCAGCAGGGCGTGTTCATCTCCGACGTCCTGAAGGACCTCGGCTTCAAGCGGCCCGGCATCCAGAACAAGAAGGGCGAGGGCCACTCGACGCCGCTCAGCGACGAGGACCTGAAGCAGATCGACGCCGACTGGCTGTTCATCGGCACCCTCGCATCGGCCGGTCCCGACGCCGACCTCTTCAAGGAGCTGAAGGGCAAGGCCGCGTACAAGCAGCTCGACGCGGTCAAGAAGAACCACACGACCGAGATCGACGGCTCGAAGTGGACCAGCCTCGGTGGCGCGCAGGCCGCCGTCTCCGTCCTCGAGGACGTCGAGAAGGCGATGGGCAAGTGA